One genomic segment of Bradyrhizobium prioriisuperbiae includes these proteins:
- a CDS encoding isochorismatase family cysteine hydrolase, whose protein sequence is MAVDSLFETGRSELALVILPTSAADDAAAEAARSAGCLIIEVEHVDNDAGPWCGKNLPGTVQGCGHWAGQTPRHVRIRSDRDGVYFVAVADLLLRSSRVRSLMFAGSMPEAFAGNISLFAARHGYQVLEFGVAKLAACGRSHATEPLLSLDQRVAPGLAALVLIDVQNDFCAPEGATGRSGQPMVMIDAAVARIKILLAAAREAGLFIVHVRAEYGELFRSVGSPYRFPLSGGREPAVWTASAADLSHGARVPKGPAEICLPGSWGGEFVAGIEPRSGEAIVTKHRFSAFIDTGLDSLLRANGIRSVILAGVTTNCCVESTARDAAMSDYHVVVASDCVAVKDHLRDLHDASLESLGLYFGLVRPSSDIVAAWVEPAVAAKGT, encoded by the coding sequence ATGGCTGTCGACTCCCTCTTTGAAACCGGAAGGTCTGAGTTGGCGCTTGTCATTCTTCCGACGAGCGCGGCAGATGATGCCGCCGCGGAGGCGGCCCGTTCGGCGGGCTGTCTGATCATAGAAGTCGAGCATGTCGATAATGATGCCGGTCCTTGGTGCGGAAAGAATCTTCCCGGGACGGTCCAAGGATGCGGTCACTGGGCCGGTCAGACGCCGCGACATGTACGAATTCGCAGCGACAGGGATGGGGTCTATTTTGTTGCCGTCGCTGACTTGCTGCTTCGCTCGAGCAGAGTTCGAAGCTTGATGTTCGCCGGTTCGATGCCTGAGGCATTCGCCGGGAACATCAGCCTGTTCGCCGCGCGTCACGGTTATCAAGTCTTGGAGTTCGGGGTGGCAAAGCTTGCCGCTTGCGGGCGCAGCCACGCGACCGAGCCGTTGCTCTCGTTGGACCAGCGAGTGGCGCCGGGCCTCGCGGCGCTGGTTCTGATTGATGTGCAGAATGATTTCTGTGCTCCCGAGGGGGCGACGGGGCGTTCGGGCCAACCGATGGTCATGATTGATGCCGCGGTCGCCCGGATCAAGATTCTGTTGGCTGCCGCACGCGAGGCGGGACTCTTCATTGTTCATGTTCGTGCGGAATACGGCGAGTTGTTTCGTAGCGTCGGCTCGCCGTATCGCTTTCCCTTGTCCGGCGGCCGCGAACCCGCGGTTTGGACTGCTTCGGCAGCAGATCTCTCGCACGGTGCGCGTGTGCCGAAAGGTCCAGCCGAAATTTGCCTGCCGGGAAGTTGGGGAGGCGAGTTCGTCGCAGGCATCGAGCCGCGGTCGGGCGAGGCGATCGTGACGAAGCACAGATTCAGCGCCTTCATCGATACGGGCCTCGATTCCCTGCTGCGCGCCAACGGCATTCGCAGCGTCATTCTCGCAGGCGTCACGACAAACTGCTGCGTAGAGAGCACGGCGCGCGATGCGGCGATGTCAGACTATCACGTTGTTGTGGCGAGCGACTGCGTCGCCGTGAAGGATCATCTCAGGGATCTGCACGATGCCAGCCTTGAATCTCTTGGGCTCTATTTCGGCCTGGTACGGCCGTCGTCGGATATCGTTGCGGCTTGGGTGGAGCCGGCGGTGGCCGCAAAGGGAACGTGA
- a CDS encoding MATE family efflux transporter encodes MLANLTTPFLGVVATTAIGRLGEPTLLGGVAMASVVFDCMFWLFGFLRMGTVALTAQAQGAGDHLEMRAVLVRAVLVAALVGLLLLVVQRPLSTAIFNLLGGSEAVTGAAQSYFAIRLWSAPFVLANYVLLGWLVGQARTGIALALQIIINVANMATTAWLVLGLQSGIAGAAIAAVVAEGLGFAAGAVVAWRMLGGRLDITTHALFDRAKLMRMLAINRDIMIRTAAMIAAFFFFTAQGARAGDNALAANAVLNNFLLIGSFFLDGLANAAEQLCGRSIGARDKTGFMQAVRLVVIWGFAFGAATTLLFAVAGAPLIDVITTSPEVRETARAFLWLAALGPVCGVMAYCFDGIYIGATWSRDMRNLMIASLAIYFTSWWLLQPFGNTGLWGAFLIFLLARGLLQMARYRGLVRATFG; translated from the coding sequence ATGCTTGCGAACCTGACCACGCCGTTCCTCGGCGTTGTCGCGACCACGGCCATCGGGCGGCTGGGTGAGCCCACTCTGCTCGGCGGCGTCGCCATGGCGTCGGTGGTGTTCGACTGCATGTTCTGGCTGTTCGGCTTCCTGCGGATGGGCACGGTGGCCCTCACCGCACAGGCGCAGGGCGCCGGCGACCACCTGGAGATGCGCGCCGTTCTGGTGCGGGCGGTGCTGGTCGCCGCGCTTGTCGGCCTTCTCCTGCTGGTCGTGCAGCGGCCACTGTCGACGGCGATCTTCAACCTGCTCGGCGGCAGCGAGGCGGTGACCGGCGCGGCACAATCCTATTTCGCGATCCGGCTGTGGTCGGCGCCGTTCGTGCTCGCCAATTATGTGCTGCTGGGCTGGCTGGTGGGACAGGCCCGCACCGGCATCGCGCTTGCGCTGCAGATCATCATCAACGTGGCCAACATGGCGACCACCGCCTGGCTGGTGCTGGGCCTGCAGAGCGGGATTGCTGGTGCTGCGATCGCCGCCGTTGTCGCCGAGGGCCTGGGCTTCGCCGCCGGCGCGGTGGTGGCGTGGCGGATGCTGGGAGGCCGCCTCGACATCACCACCCACGCCCTGTTCGACCGCGCCAAGCTCATGCGCATGCTGGCGATCAACCGCGACATCATGATCCGCACCGCGGCCATGATCGCCGCATTCTTCTTTTTCACCGCGCAAGGCGCCCGAGCCGGCGATAACGCGCTCGCCGCCAACGCCGTGCTGAACAACTTCCTGCTGATCGGCTCGTTCTTTCTCGATGGCCTGGCCAACGCCGCCGAGCAGCTCTGCGGCCGCAGCATTGGCGCCCGTGACAAGACCGGTTTCATGCAGGCGGTGCGGCTGGTGGTGATCTGGGGATTCGCCTTCGGCGCCGCCACGACACTCTTGTTCGCTGTCGCCGGCGCGCCGCTGATCGATGTCATCACCACGAGCCCCGAGGTGCGCGAAACCGCTCGCGCCTTCCTGTGGCTGGCGGCGCTCGGACCGGTCTGCGGCGTGATGGCGTACTGCTTTGACGGCATCTATATCGGCGCCACCTGGTCGCGCGACATGCGCAACCTGATGATCGCCTCGCTGGCCATCTATTTCACAAGCTGGTGGCTGCTGCAGCCGTTCGGCAATACCGGACTGTGGGGCGCGTTCCTGATCTTCCTGCTGGCGCGCGGGTTGCTGCAAATGGCGCGTTACCGTGGGCTGGTGCGGGCAACGTTCGGGTAG
- a CDS encoding quinone-dependent dihydroorotate dehydrogenase, translated as MIRAFEALSLPLLRWFDPEDAHRLAIQGLRLLPPPRARIDSPMLAVRAFGLNFPNPIGMAAGFDKNAEVPDELLRLGFGFVEIGSITPKPQTGNPRPRLFRLEADGGIINRLGFNNDGGDVVLRRMAARASRGGIVGVNVGANKDSADRTADYVALIEQFAPVASYFTVNVSSPNTPGLRNLQQAAQLDDLLSKVIDARERVRTRAGEAPVLLKIAPDLSLNELDDVVQIARSRRVDGMIVSNTTLARPPSLRNATRATEQGGLSGRPLFKLSTRMVAETYVRVEGAFPLIGVGGIDSGGAALMKIRAGASLIQLYSSLVYKGLGLVDDIKTDLVSVLRRTGRESIDEIVGADAATITAEDWPV; from the coding sequence GTGATTCGCGCGTTCGAAGCCCTGTCGCTGCCGCTGCTGCGCTGGTTCGATCCGGAGGATGCGCATCGCCTCGCGATCCAGGGATTGCGTCTGCTGCCGCCGCCGCGGGCGCGCATCGACAGCCCGATGCTTGCGGTTCGCGCCTTCGGACTGAACTTTCCGAATCCGATCGGCATGGCAGCCGGGTTCGACAAGAATGCGGAAGTGCCCGACGAATTGCTGCGGCTCGGGTTCGGTTTTGTCGAGATCGGCTCGATCACGCCGAAACCGCAGACCGGCAATCCGCGTCCCAGGCTGTTCCGTCTTGAGGCCGATGGCGGCATCATCAACCGCCTGGGCTTCAACAATGACGGCGGTGACGTCGTGTTGCGGCGGATGGCGGCGCGGGCCAGCCGCGGCGGCATTGTCGGCGTCAATGTCGGCGCCAACAAGGATTCCGCCGACCGCACCGCCGACTATGTGGCGCTGATCGAGCAGTTCGCGCCGGTGGCGAGTTATTTCACCGTTAATGTGTCGTCGCCGAACACGCCCGGCTTGCGCAACCTGCAGCAGGCGGCCCAGCTCGACGATCTCCTGAGCAAGGTGATTGACGCGCGCGAGCGGGTGCGCACGCGCGCCGGCGAAGCGCCGGTGCTGCTCAAGATCGCACCGGATCTGTCGCTCAACGAGCTCGACGATGTGGTGCAGATCGCGCGCTCGCGCCGCGTCGACGGCATGATCGTGTCCAACACCACGCTGGCGCGCCCGCCCTCGCTGCGCAATGCCACGCGCGCGACGGAGCAGGGTGGATTGTCGGGCCGGCCGCTGTTCAAGCTGTCCACCCGCATGGTGGCGGAAACCTATGTGCGGGTCGAAGGCGCGTTTCCCTTGATCGGCGTCGGCGGCATCGATTCCGGCGGCGCCGCGCTGATGAAGATCCGCGCCGGTGCCAGCCTGATCCAGCTCTATTCGTCGCTGGTCTACAAAGGGCTTGGCCTGGTCGACGATATCAAGACCGATCTCGTGTCGGTGCTGCGCCGGACCGGCCGCGAGTCGATCGATGAGATCGTCGGCGCCGATGCGGCGACCATCACCGCGGAAGACTGGCCGGTGTGA
- a CDS encoding DUF952 domain-containing protein — MPTIYKICPASAWREAERAGVYLGSADDLRDGFIHFSTAEQVAETARKHFFGQTGLFLIAVDTDQLGDALRWEPSRGGALFPHLYGELDLGATTAVLDLRARSDGGHDVPELKP; from the coding sequence GTGCCGACGATCTATAAAATCTGTCCAGCCTCCGCCTGGCGCGAAGCCGAGCGAGCCGGTGTCTATCTCGGCAGCGCCGACGACCTGCGCGACGGTTTCATCCATTTTTCGACGGCTGAGCAGGTGGCCGAGACCGCCCGCAAGCACTTTTTCGGCCAGACCGGGCTGTTCCTGATCGCCGTCGATACCGACCAGTTGGGGGATGCGCTGCGGTGGGAACCTTCGCGCGGCGGCGCGTTGTTTCCCCACCTCTATGGCGAGCTCGATCTCGGTGCGACCACGGCGGTGCTCGACCTGCGCGCGCGCTCCGATGGCGGTCACGATGTTCCGGAGCTGAAGCCGTGA
- a CDS encoding ABC transporter permease: MDNTTMVAAVQRHVFNALAWTLYGFLLAPLVCIAIVSFNYEPVQSFPPTTWSFRWYASALQNAAFVNAATASGILALCATLVATPLGVMAAMGLWRSQWRGKPFLEAFFISPIIVPGLVTGISLLVALAAIDVREATIRLLIGHVLIVMPYVVRTTMASLSQLDPSLQEAAETLGASSWKAFFLIILPLIRPGVVAGMVFGFILSFDDVNVSLFLVDARTVTLPISIMSYLQYSFDPSVAAISTMLIALTFAATVILERWFGLKRLFAGH; the protein is encoded by the coding sequence ATGGATAATACGACGATGGTAGCTGCGGTTCAGAGGCATGTCTTCAATGCGCTGGCTTGGACGCTATATGGCTTCCTGCTTGCGCCGTTGGTTTGTATCGCCATTGTTTCGTTCAATTACGAGCCGGTTCAGAGCTTTCCGCCCACTACCTGGTCATTCCGATGGTATGCTTCCGCGCTTCAGAATGCGGCATTCGTGAATGCCGCGACGGCAAGTGGGATTCTTGCGTTGTGTGCGACTCTGGTGGCGACGCCACTTGGCGTGATGGCTGCCATGGGCTTATGGAGAAGCCAGTGGCGCGGCAAGCCGTTTCTCGAAGCCTTCTTCATCTCGCCGATTATCGTGCCTGGGCTCGTCACCGGCATTTCATTGCTGGTTGCGCTCGCTGCCATTGATGTAAGAGAGGCTACGATCCGCCTGTTGATCGGGCACGTGCTTATTGTCATGCCCTATGTGGTCCGCACCACAATGGCGAGTCTGTCGCAACTCGATCCTTCGCTCCAGGAGGCCGCCGAGACACTGGGCGCAAGTTCGTGGAAGGCGTTCTTTCTCATCATTCTGCCCCTGATCAGGCCGGGCGTTGTGGCAGGGATGGTATTCGGCTTCATCCTGTCGTTCGACGATGTGAACGTATCGCTGTTTCTGGTTGACGCGCGAACGGTGACGCTGCCGATCTCGATCATGTCCTATTTGCAATACAGCTTCGACCCATCCGTTGCAGCAATCTCCACCATGCTGATCGCACTTACCTTCGCCGCGACCGTCATTCTCGAGCGATGGTTCGGCCTCAAACGACTCTTTGCAGGACATTGA
- a CDS encoding ABC transporter permease: MSSADAMPLTADVGGGAPRSRWLPGGYALLLVPACVVVGACLVVPLSYVLALGFNPPRPGTVELSDNLTVANYLRFLTTPFYWRVVGKTIYLSTVTTALCAILGIVLACSIWRTKPSRRGILLIIVLSPLLVSIVTRTFGWMVVLGDNGLINSLLMGLGLIRSPYPLMFNDGAVIVGLLHVFLPLMVIPVLASLERIDPSVPQAASTLGAGQLTIALRIVLPLASPGLVAGITIVFSLSMSSYVTPALMGGPDSGMITTLIYQQFVVTFNWQFGSVLVAMLLATSMTLVGLMFYEFGRRTRTWIIRRW; the protein is encoded by the coding sequence ATGTCCAGTGCTGACGCCATGCCCCTGACTGCCGATGTTGGCGGAGGTGCGCCCCGAAGCCGATGGCTCCCCGGTGGGTACGCGCTGCTGCTGGTGCCGGCCTGTGTTGTCGTCGGTGCTTGTCTTGTGGTGCCGTTGAGCTATGTGCTGGCTCTCGGTTTCAACCCGCCACGACCGGGTACGGTCGAGCTGAGCGACAATCTGACCGTTGCAAACTACCTGCGTTTTCTGACGACGCCGTTCTATTGGCGTGTTGTCGGAAAGACAATTTATCTCTCGACCGTGACCACGGCGCTATGCGCGATTCTTGGGATCGTCCTGGCGTGTTCCATTTGGCGCACAAAGCCAAGCCGTCGCGGCATCTTGTTGATCATCGTTCTGTCCCCCCTGCTGGTCAGCATTGTCACGCGTACATTCGGCTGGATGGTTGTGCTCGGCGACAATGGGCTGATCAATTCGCTGCTGATGGGGCTTGGATTGATCCGATCACCGTATCCGCTGATGTTTAACGATGGTGCGGTGATCGTGGGGCTGCTTCACGTCTTCCTCCCCCTGATGGTCATTCCCGTTCTTGCGTCGCTTGAGCGTATCGACCCTTCGGTGCCTCAGGCCGCCAGCACTCTTGGTGCGGGTCAACTGACCATCGCACTGCGCATTGTCTTGCCACTGGCAAGCCCGGGCCTCGTCGCCGGCATCACCATCGTGTTCAGCTTGTCGATGTCATCCTATGTGACGCCGGCCCTGATGGGGGGGCCGGATTCCGGGATGATCACCACCCTGATCTATCAGCAGTTTGTCGTCACGTTCAACTGGCAGTTCGGCTCGGTTCTGGTGGCGATGCTGCTCGCAACCTCGATGACCTTGGTGGGCCTGATGTTCTATGAGTTCGGTCGCAGGACGCGCACATGGATAATACGACGATGGTAG
- a CDS encoding ABC transporter substrate-binding protein has product MGRSKPASPNVSRRDFVAGAGTLSITLGLGGRATAQGGGFVSTVFGGVWEREYRKNIVEPFEKETGIKVLLKLGLSGEWLTNSVVNRRSPEIDLLLLPYPDNVKATIEGLGLPLTVADIPNIKDVDPVWYDQFEKTGVGLDYVGYGIAYREDLVPIAPKGWRDIWNPAYKGKLIIPEIGQWGSWEMLVVTARLNGGSEDNMMPAFNALRQLKPNIKQFFRSGVDITNLLGSGEAWVCAMTTNIPAYGLIDSGKPVKFIYPAEGAMVGLVSYHIAKASKNAELCKKFINFALSKTSQEAFCNGVIAGPTNVNAKMNERTSQRIPARENLQLFSWAKIIPQMSALADHWNQEVAF; this is encoded by the coding sequence GTGGGTCGGAGCAAGCCAGCCAGTCCAAATGTAAGCAGGCGTGATTTCGTTGCCGGTGCGGGCACACTATCCATCACGCTCGGTCTTGGCGGCCGTGCCACTGCTCAAGGCGGCGGCTTTGTCTCGACCGTGTTCGGCGGCGTTTGGGAACGCGAATACCGCAAGAATATCGTCGAACCGTTTGAGAAAGAAACCGGCATCAAGGTTCTGCTCAAGCTTGGTTTGTCTGGCGAGTGGTTGACCAATTCCGTCGTTAACCGTCGCTCCCCCGAAATTGACCTTCTCCTGCTGCCCTATCCAGACAACGTAAAGGCGACGATCGAAGGTTTGGGATTGCCGCTAACCGTTGCGGATATTCCGAACATCAAGGACGTCGATCCTGTCTGGTACGACCAGTTCGAGAAGACGGGTGTCGGTCTCGACTATGTCGGTTATGGCATTGCATATCGGGAAGACTTGGTCCCGATTGCGCCTAAGGGTTGGAGGGATATTTGGAATCCCGCGTACAAGGGCAAGCTGATTATTCCTGAAATCGGGCAGTGGGGCTCGTGGGAAATGCTGGTTGTCACGGCGCGCCTAAATGGCGGAAGCGAAGACAACATGATGCCCGCGTTCAATGCCTTGCGGCAGCTCAAACCCAATATCAAACAGTTCTTCAGGAGCGGCGTCGATATCACCAATCTCCTTGGATCCGGCGAGGCTTGGGTCTGCGCCATGACGACCAACATTCCCGCCTACGGTCTGATCGATTCGGGCAAGCCGGTGAAGTTCATCTATCCCGCCGAAGGCGCCATGGTCGGTCTTGTGTCCTATCACATCGCCAAGGCGTCGAAAAATGCCGAGCTCTGCAAGAAGTTCATCAACTTTGCGCTGAGCAAGACATCGCAGGAAGCATTTTGCAATGGCGTGATCGCTGGTCCCACCAACGTCAATGCGAAGATGAATGAACGCACGAGTCAACGCATTCCAGCGCGTGAAAATCTCCAGCTGTTCAGCTGGGCCAAAATCATCCCGCAAATGAGTGCACTTGCCGACCACTGGAACCAGGAGGTCGCGTTCTAG
- the otnI gene encoding 2-oxo-tetronate isomerase, which yields MPRFAANLTMMFNEWSFLDRFAAAADAGFDAVEFLFPYEFPPDVIADKLASHKLTPALFNGPPGDWEKGERGFAALPQRRAELEASIDKALIYVKATGVGRLHVMAGIARADDPAAQAAFESAVLFASDRVQDTGIDIVLEPINPRDVPGYFLNNFDVAANLIRKLARPNVKLQFDIYHRQIIHGDVIKGLEAMMPIIGHIQTASVPLRNEPGTGELDDARVFAELDRLGYNGFVGCEYRPAGKTLDGLGWFRSRS from the coding sequence ATGCCGCGTTTCGCCGCCAATCTCACCATGATGTTCAACGAGTGGTCGTTTCTCGACCGGTTTGCTGCTGCCGCCGACGCCGGCTTCGACGCGGTCGAATTCCTGTTTCCCTACGAGTTTCCGCCGGATGTGATTGCCGACAAGCTTGCCAGCCACAAGTTGACCCCGGCGCTGTTCAACGGCCCGCCCGGCGATTGGGAGAAAGGCGAGCGTGGCTTCGCGGCGTTGCCGCAACGGCGTGCGGAGCTCGAAGCCTCCATCGACAAGGCGTTGATCTATGTGAAGGCCACCGGCGTCGGCCGCCTGCATGTGATGGCGGGCATCGCGCGAGCGGATGATCCCGCGGCCCAGGCCGCATTCGAAAGCGCCGTCCTGTTCGCGTCCGACCGCGTGCAGGACACCGGCATCGACATCGTGCTGGAACCGATCAACCCGCGCGACGTGCCCGGCTACTTCCTCAATAATTTCGACGTCGCCGCCAATCTGATCCGCAAGCTGGCGCGGCCGAACGTGAAACTGCAGTTCGACATCTATCACCGCCAGATCATTCATGGCGACGTCATCAAGGGGCTGGAAGCGATGATGCCGATCATTGGCCATATCCAGACCGCGTCGGTCCCCCTGCGCAACGAGCCCGGCACCGGCGAACTCGACGACGCGCGCGTCTTCGCCGAACTCGACCGTCTCGGCTACAACGGCTTTGTCGGTTGCGAATATCGCCCGGCCGGCAAGACGCTCGATGGGCTCGGCTGGTTTCGTTCAAGGAGCTGA
- the ltnD gene encoding L-threonate dehydrogenase, with translation MEASDQEKKIAVLGLGSMGYGMALSLRRKGFAVAGFDVRPEVAERFARESGGQAAASAGDAAKDADIVVVVVVNADQTEAVLFGPDGIARTMRKGAVIMSCATMAPERARAFAASATTHGLDYVDSPISGGAQRAAEGALTVLASGTPAAMAKAEPALQAMAANIYRLGDEPGIGASFKMVNQLLAGVHIAAASEAIVFAKRLGLDMRKVYEVITASAGNSWMFENRVPHVLDGDYTPRSAVEIFTKDLGIINDMSRSAKFPTPVASAALQMFLMTAASGMGKDDDASVARLYAQVTGLELPVAKKT, from the coding sequence ATGGAAGCGTCTGACCAGGAAAAGAAAATTGCAGTGCTCGGGCTCGGCTCGATGGGTTACGGCATGGCGCTGTCGCTGCGCCGCAAGGGATTTGCCGTCGCGGGCTTCGACGTTCGCCCGGAGGTCGCCGAGCGTTTCGCGCGCGAGTCCGGTGGACAGGCCGCAGCGTCGGCGGGTGACGCGGCGAAAGACGCCGACATTGTGGTGGTCGTGGTCGTCAATGCCGACCAGACCGAGGCGGTGCTGTTCGGCCCGGACGGCATCGCCAGGACCATGCGCAAGGGGGCGGTCATCATGTCCTGCGCCACCATGGCGCCGGAGCGTGCCAGGGCGTTCGCGGCCTCCGCTACAACACACGGACTGGATTACGTCGATTCCCCGATCAGCGGCGGCGCGCAGCGCGCTGCCGAAGGCGCATTGACGGTGCTGGCCTCGGGAACGCCGGCGGCGATGGCAAAAGCCGAGCCCGCGCTGCAGGCGATGGCGGCGAATATCTACCGCCTCGGCGACGAGCCCGGCATCGGCGCTTCGTTCAAGATGGTCAACCAGCTGCTTGCCGGTGTGCACATCGCCGCCGCCTCCGAGGCGATCGTGTTCGCGAAACGGCTTGGGCTCGACATGCGCAAGGTCTATGAGGTGATCACCGCGTCAGCCGGCAATTCCTGGATGTTCGAAAATCGCGTGCCGCATGTGCTCGACGGCGACTATACGCCGCGCAGCGCGGTCGAGATCTTCACCAAGGATCTCGGCATCATCAACGACATGTCGCGCTCGGCGAAATTCCCGACCCCGGTGGCATCAGCCGCCCTGCAGATGTTCCTGATGACGGCGGCCTCCGGCATGGGCAAGGACGATGACGCTTCGGTGGCGCGGCTCTATGCCCAGGTCACCGGCCTGGAGCTGCCGGTCGCCAAAAAAACTTGA
- the otnK gene encoding 3-oxo-tetronate kinase, whose translation MLLGCVADDLTGATDLALMLTREGLRTVQSTGLPPADLDVSEVDAVVVALKSRTIAVADAVSQSVEAARALQTLGALRLFFKYCSTFDSTDEGNIGPVADALLDLTGGGVTIACPAFPKAGRTIYAGYLFVNGVPLNESPMKDHPLTPMHDANLVRVLQRQTQRKVGLIPFETVDAGPEAIRKLLESGAAKMFIVDAIADGHLRSIGAAVAHLPLITGGSGVAMGLPAAYLKAGLIDRLTPAPEQMAAPQGRQAILAGSCSAATRGQVKTAIEAGLPNLRIDPLEVASGTQTAGQILQWVDRQPKDKPFLIYSSDDPDAVRQVQERLGRAQAGTIVEDLLGHIAAALPARGFTRMIVAGGETSGAVVQALGAGVLTIGPEIDPGVPWTRSRSGVDMALALKSGNFGASDFFLKAWDRLA comes from the coding sequence ATGCTGCTCGGATGTGTGGCCGACGACTTGACCGGCGCGACCGACCTCGCGCTGATGCTGACCCGCGAAGGATTGCGCACGGTGCAGTCCACCGGCCTGCCGCCGGCCGATCTCGACGTATCCGAGGTCGATGCGGTGGTGGTGGCGCTGAAGTCCCGCACCATCGCAGTGGCTGACGCGGTCAGCCAGTCGGTGGAGGCGGCCCGCGCGCTGCAGACACTCGGCGCGTTGCGGCTGTTCTTCAAATATTGCTCGACCTTCGATTCCACCGACGAGGGTAACATTGGCCCGGTGGCCGATGCGCTGCTGGATCTCACCGGGGGCGGTGTCACCATCGCCTGTCCGGCGTTTCCGAAAGCCGGCCGCACCATCTATGCCGGCTATCTGTTCGTCAACGGCGTGCCGCTGAACGAAAGCCCGATGAAGGATCATCCGCTGACGCCGATGCACGACGCCAATCTGGTGCGCGTACTGCAGCGGCAAACCCAGCGCAAAGTGGGCTTGATCCCGTTCGAGACCGTCGATGCCGGTCCTGAGGCCATCCGCAAGCTGCTGGAAAGCGGCGCCGCCAAGATGTTCATCGTCGATGCGATTGCCGACGGACATCTGCGCTCCATCGGTGCGGCGGTGGCGCACCTGCCGCTGATCACCGGCGGCTCCGGTGTGGCGATGGGATTGCCGGCGGCGTATCTGAAAGCAGGACTGATCGATCGGCTGACTCCGGCGCCGGAGCAGATGGCCGCGCCGCAGGGCCGCCAGGCCATCCTGGCCGGCTCCTGCTCGGCAGCGACCCGCGGCCAGGTGAAAACCGCGATTGAAGCCGGGCTGCCGAACCTGCGCATCGATCCGCTGGAGGTCGCGAGCGGCACTCAGACCGCCGGCCAGATCCTGCAATGGGTCGACCGGCAGCCAAAGGACAAGCCGTTCCTGATCTACTCCAGCGATGATCCCGACGCCGTGCGCCAGGTGCAGGAGCGGCTGGGCCGCGCCCAGGCCGGCACCATCGTGGAAGATCTGCTGGGCCACATCGCGGCGGCGCTGCCGGCGCGGGGCTTCACCCGGATGATCGTCGCCGGGGGCGAGACTTCCGGTGCGGTGGTGCAGGCGCTCGGCGCCGGTGTGCTGACCATCGGCCCGGAAATCGATCCCGGCGTGCCCTGGACGCGCAGCCGCTCCGGTGTCGACATGGCGCTGGCGCTCAAATCAGGTAACTTCGGCGCCAGCGATTTCTTCCTCAAGGCGTGGGATCGACTCGCGTGA
- a CDS encoding DUF6460 domain-containing protein gives MSMDDRKPIEAKPPVADGFSRFLGGSPVAVALRLVLLSVLVGVVLAAIGFDPWNILRSIRLLFERIWDLGFDAVNWLWRYFLLGAVIVIPIWLLSRIFGSRPAR, from the coding sequence ATGTCGATGGACGACCGCAAGCCGATCGAGGCGAAGCCGCCCGTTGCAGACGGATTCTCGCGCTTTCTCGGCGGCTCGCCGGTGGCAGTCGCGCTCCGCCTGGTCCTGCTCTCGGTCCTGGTCGGCGTGGTGCTGGCCGCGATCGGCTTCGACCCCTGGAACATCTTGCGCAGCATTCGCCTGCTGTTCGAGCGGATCTGGGATCTCGGCTTCGATGCCGTGAACTGGCTGTGGCGCTATTTCCTGCTCGGCGCCGTGATCGTGATTCCGATCTGGCTGCTGTCGCGGATCTTCGGCTCGCGTCCGGCACGCTGA
- the otnC gene encoding 3-oxo-tetronate 4-phosphate decarboxylase produces MSDSAIREQICRCGASLFRRGLTFGSTGNISVRLPDGGFLMTPTNASLGELDPAKLSRLDAKGNLLSGDKPTKEAFLHRVMYGQRDGANAVVHLHSTHSVAVSCLHGIDHHDCLPPLTAYYVMRVGRLPLVPYYPPGDESLALAVEKLAGDHHAVLLSNHGPVVAGTSLDNAMYATEELEETAKLFLLLRGEKTRPLTAEQVEELRKAHGLW; encoded by the coding sequence GTGAGTGACAGTGCCATCCGCGAACAGATCTGCCGGTGCGGCGCCTCGCTGTTCCGGCGTGGCCTGACCTTCGGCTCCACCGGCAACATCTCGGTGCGGCTGCCGGACGGCGGCTTCCTGATGACGCCGACCAATGCCTCGCTCGGCGAGCTCGATCCGGCGAAGCTGTCGCGGCTCGATGCCAAGGGCAACTTGCTCAGCGGCGACAAACCGACCAAGGAAGCCTTCCTGCACCGGGTGATGTACGGCCAGCGCGACGGTGCCAATGCGGTGGTGCACCTGCACTCTACCCATTCGGTCGCGGTGTCCTGCCTGCACGGCATCGACCATCACGACTGTCTGCCGCCGCTGACCGCCTACTACGTCATGCGCGTCGGCCGCCTGCCGCTGGTGCCGTATTATCCGCCGGGCGACGAGAGCCTGGCGCTTGCGGTGGAAAAACTCGCCGGCGATCATCACGCCGTGCTGCTGTCCAACCACGGCCCCGTCGTTGCCGGCACCAGCCTCGACAATGCGATGTACGCGACCGAGGAGCTGGAGGAAACCGCGAAGTTGTTCCTGCTGCTGCGCGGCGAGAAAACGCGGCCGCTGACGGCGGAGCAGGTGGAGGAGTTGCGAAAGGCGCACGGGCTATGGTGA